A portion of the Paenibacillus hamazuiensis genome contains these proteins:
- a CDS encoding NUDIX hydrolase, producing MSDAGKTIIRGVKVVALHERRLVVVKQTRKHSNRVTYELPGGRVEGGETLPQAALRELREETGLAAGHLVELGTFTVPVSPVQITLYFTDRITAAGKPSPDEDEDIEVVYTEVSEAFRRITFGEWPDTRLGFGLILARSRGLL from the coding sequence ATGAGCGATGCGGGCAAAACGATCATTCGCGGCGTAAAAGTGGTAGCCCTCCATGAACGGCGGTTGGTCGTAGTAAAACAGACGAGAAAACATTCGAACCGGGTCACGTACGAGCTGCCGGGCGGCAGGGTGGAGGGCGGCGAAACGCTGCCGCAAGCCGCCTTACGGGAGCTGAGGGAAGAAACGGGGCTGGCGGCCGGCCATTTGGTGGAACTCGGCACGTTCACGGTCCCGGTAAGTCCGGTGCAGATCACATTATATTTTACCGACCGGATCACAGCGGCGGGGAAGCCGAGTCCGGACGAAGACGAGGACATCGAAGTCGTATATACGGAAGTTTCCGAGGCGTTCCGCCGCATCACCTTCGGCGAATGGCCTGACACCCGGCTTGGGTTCGGCTTGATTCTCGCCAGGTCGAGAGGGCTGCTGTAG
- a CDS encoding D-2-hydroxyacid dehydrogenase family protein: MKLRCAILDDYQNVAQTAADWSPLYEQADIVSFTQHFEKEDELAEAIGSFDIVVIMRERTPFRASLFARLPHLKLLVTTGMRNASIDLAAAAAHGVTVCGTSGRSEPTVELTWALILGLSRNIVQEHQSLRQNGPWQSTVGTDLYGKKLGLLGLGKIGSRVARIGQAFGMDVSAWSQNLTPERADEVGVRLASSKEELLESSDFVSIHLVLSDRTRGLIGAGELARMRSSAYLINTSRAPIVDREALIAALQNGRIAGAGIDVFDTEPLPADDPFRRLPNLLTTPHLGYVTKANYESFYRDAVEDIRSFLAGTPIRQLS; this comes from the coding sequence ATGAAGCTACGCTGTGCCATACTGGACGATTATCAAAACGTCGCGCAGACCGCCGCCGATTGGTCCCCCTTGTACGAACAAGCGGACATTGTTTCGTTTACGCAGCATTTTGAAAAAGAAGACGAGCTTGCCGAAGCCATCGGCAGTTTCGATATCGTCGTCATCATGCGGGAGCGCACTCCGTTCCGCGCCTCGTTGTTCGCGCGGCTGCCGCACCTGAAGCTGCTTGTGACGACCGGCATGAGAAACGCCTCCATCGATCTTGCCGCCGCTGCCGCGCATGGCGTTACCGTTTGCGGCACGTCGGGGCGTTCAGAGCCTACGGTGGAGCTGACGTGGGCGCTTATTTTGGGACTATCGCGAAATATCGTGCAGGAGCATCAGTCGCTGCGGCAAAACGGACCTTGGCAAAGCACCGTCGGAACGGATCTGTACGGCAAGAAGCTCGGACTGCTCGGGCTTGGCAAAATCGGAAGCCGGGTGGCGCGCATCGGTCAAGCTTTCGGCATGGATGTGTCGGCCTGGAGCCAAAATTTGACGCCGGAGCGGGCGGACGAGGTCGGCGTACGGCTGGCGTCCTCCAAGGAGGAGCTTCTGGAAAGCAGCGATTTCGTCTCCATTCACCTCGTGCTCAGCGACCGGACAAGAGGGCTGATCGGCGCCGGGGAGCTTGCGCGGATGCGCTCTTCCGCCTATTTGATCAATACTTCCCGCGCTCCGATCGTGGACCGGGAGGCGCTTATTGCCGCTCTTCAAAACGGCCGGATCGCCGGTGCGGGAATCGATGTGTTCGATACGGAGCCTTTGCCGGCGGACGATCCGTTCAGAAGGTTGCCCAACCTGCTGACGACACCGCATCTCGGGTACGTCACGAAAGCGAATTACGAGAGCTTCTACCGGGATGCGGTGGAAGACATAAGGTCGTTTTTGGCCGGAACGCCGATTCGGCAGCTGAGCTAG
- a CDS encoding LLM class flavin-dependent oxidoreductase, with protein sequence MSHSKRELHLNLFVSPMGHHEAAWRHPDADVDQLLDFSFYKRLAAKAEAAKLDSLFFADRVSTSPGAVKYGAVGGYEPLTLLAALAVMTRRIGLIATVSTSFNEPFNLARRFASLDHLSGGRAGWNMITSGTDSEANNFNLERIPEHAERYERAREFVDVAVQLWDSWEDDALIRDKTSGIYADSRKVHELNHKGKYFSVKGPLNISRSPQGRPVLVQAGSSEDGRQFAAEYAEAIFTAQQTFEEARSFYRDIKARAERFGRDPQHVVVLPGICPIIGRTEEEAQEKEAQLAELINPEYSLIMLSNRVGVDLTGYPLDGPLPHIPLAEVRGHKSRTHLIAELAQRENLTLRELLRRLAGGRGHRTVAGTPRQIADMLEQWHAEGAADGFNIMPQLMAGGLEDFLDLVVPELQRRGLFRTEYSGVTLRDHYGLPYPESRFRQELSFGQK encoded by the coding sequence ATGAGTCATTCGAAACGCGAGCTGCATTTGAACTTATTCGTTTCTCCCATGGGGCATCATGAAGCCGCGTGGCGTCATCCGGATGCGGACGTCGACCAACTGCTCGACTTTTCCTTCTACAAACGGCTGGCGGCCAAAGCGGAAGCGGCGAAGCTCGACTCGCTGTTTTTCGCCGACCGCGTCTCGACAAGCCCCGGCGCCGTAAAATACGGAGCGGTCGGCGGTTACGAGCCGCTCACCCTGCTGGCGGCGCTGGCCGTGATGACCCGGCGAATCGGGCTGATCGCCACCGTGTCGACCAGCTTTAACGAGCCGTTTAATTTGGCCCGCCGGTTCGCTTCCCTCGATCATCTGAGCGGAGGCCGCGCCGGCTGGAACATGATTACGTCCGGCACGGACAGCGAGGCGAACAATTTTAACCTTGAGCGGATCCCGGAACATGCCGAACGTTACGAGCGCGCCCGTGAATTTGTCGATGTCGCCGTGCAGCTTTGGGACAGTTGGGAGGACGATGCGCTCATCCGCGACAAAACGTCCGGCATTTATGCAGATTCCCGCAAGGTGCACGAGCTGAACCATAAAGGAAAATATTTTTCCGTGAAAGGGCCGCTCAATATTTCAAGATCGCCACAGGGCCGGCCGGTGCTCGTGCAGGCCGGTTCGTCCGAAGACGGCAGGCAATTTGCCGCGGAATACGCAGAGGCGATTTTTACAGCGCAGCAGACGTTCGAGGAGGCTCGCAGTTTTTACCGGGACATTAAGGCACGGGCGGAGCGGTTCGGACGGGATCCGCAGCATGTCGTCGTACTGCCGGGAATATGCCCGATCATCGGGCGGACGGAGGAGGAAGCGCAGGAGAAAGAAGCGCAGCTGGCGGAGCTGATCAATCCGGAATACAGCCTGATCATGCTGTCGAATCGCGTAGGGGTCGACCTGACCGGTTATCCGCTGGACGGTCCGCTGCCGCATATCCCGCTCGCCGAAGTGCGGGGCCATAAGAGCCGGACGCACCTCATCGCGGAGCTCGCGCAACGTGAAAACCTGACGCTTCGTGAGCTGCTCCGGAGGCTCGCGGGAGGGCGCGGCCATCGGACGGTTGCCGGCACGCCGCGGCAAATTGCCGATATGCTGGAACAGTGGCACGCCGAAGGGGCCGCGGACGGTTTTAATATAATGCCGCAGCTGATGGCCGGCGGGTTGGAGGATTTTCTCGATCTGGTCGTTCCCGAGCTGCAGCGCAGAGGATTATTCCGCACCGAATACTCCGGTGTTACGCTTCGCGATCACTACGGGCTTCCCTATCCGGAAAGCCGTTTCAGGCAGGAGCTCAGCTTCGGCCAGAAATAA
- a CDS encoding ABC transporter permease produces the protein MSTTETWARPVVTAAGTKGKEAGADNGRKEKWAVFIRGAIFPAAVLAIWQIAGSLELVNKTLLPAPTAIAQSFWDLAASGELFKHLQISVYRAAVGFILGGGLGLLFGIMTGLFKRVEHSLDPTVQMLRMIPHLAITPLFILWFGFGELSKILLIAKGAFFPLYVNTFLGIRNADSKLFDVARILEFSRWKQITRLVIPASLPNVLLGLRLSLGVSWLGLVVAELMGSSEGIGYLIMDARQFSQTSIVFVGIIIFAVVGKATDSLVRYLEKKLLKWRDTYNG, from the coding sequence ATGAGTACTACGGAAACATGGGCGAGGCCGGTTGTCACAGCAGCCGGAACAAAAGGAAAAGAAGCGGGGGCGGACAACGGTAGGAAGGAAAAATGGGCGGTGTTTATAAGGGGAGCGATATTTCCCGCAGCCGTTCTCGCCATTTGGCAAATTGCCGGATCGCTCGAGCTGGTGAACAAAACGCTGCTGCCCGCCCCGACGGCCATTGCGCAGTCGTTTTGGGATTTGGCGGCATCGGGAGAACTGTTCAAGCATTTGCAAATCAGCGTGTACCGGGCAGCGGTCGGCTTTATTTTGGGAGGCGGGCTCGGGCTGCTGTTCGGAATAATGACCGGTTTATTTAAAAGGGTCGAGCATTCGCTCGATCCGACCGTGCAGATGCTGCGCATGATCCCCCATCTGGCGATTACGCCGCTGTTTATTCTTTGGTTCGGGTTCGGCGAGCTGTCGAAAATTTTGCTGATCGCCAAAGGCGCCTTTTTCCCGCTTTATGTGAATACGTTTCTCGGCATCCGCAATGCGGATTCGAAGCTGTTCGACGTGGCGCGTATCCTTGAGTTCAGCCGCTGGAAGCAAATTACGCGGCTCGTCATCCCGGCGTCGCTGCCGAACGTGCTGCTCGGCCTGCGCTTATCGCTCGGGGTGTCGTGGCTTGGGCTTGTCGTTGCGGAGCTGATGGGCTCGAGCGAAGGCATCGGCTACCTGATCATGGATGCAAGGCAGTTTTCGCAAACGTCAATTGTGTTCGTCGGCATCATTATTTTCGCGGTAGTCGGCAAAGCGACCGATTCGCTCGTCCGCTACCTGGAAAAGAAGCTGCTGAAATGGCGCGATACGTACAACGGTTAA
- a CDS encoding GNAT family N-acetyltransferase — protein sequence MGAIVYKEITDEHLEEVAGIYNYFVENTTITFHTECVSVQEMRESVIHPNPRFKSFVVEQDGAIAGYVLIAQHKKKQAYDTSGEVTIYLKPDCVGAGIGAKALQFIEDVARQNGFHVLVVTICTENERSMRLFEKNGYRQCAHFKEIGRKFGRWLDIATYQKILD from the coding sequence ATGGGAGCAATTGTTTATAAAGAAATTACCGATGAGCATTTGGAGGAAGTTGCCGGCATTTATAATTATTTTGTAGAAAATACGACGATCACCTTCCATACCGAATGCGTTTCGGTCCAGGAGATGCGGGAGTCGGTTATTCATCCGAATCCGAGATTCAAATCGTTCGTCGTCGAGCAGGACGGCGCCATCGCCGGATACGTTCTGATCGCCCAGCATAAAAAGAAGCAGGCGTACGATACGAGCGGCGAAGTGACGATTTATTTGAAGCCGGACTGCGTCGGCGCGGGCATCGGGGCGAAGGCGCTGCAGTTTATCGAGGACGTAGCCAGACAAAACGGCTTTCACGTTTTGGTCGTAACGATTTGTACGGAAAACGAGCGAAGCATGCGGCTGTTTGAGAAAAACGGGTACCGGCAGTGCGCCCATTTCAAGGAAATCGGCCGCAAGTTCGGCAGATGGCTGGACATTGCAACGTATCAAAAAATTTTAGACTAA
- a CDS encoding GNAT family N-acetyltransferase: MAVHIKLASEEDAAIVRRIMLEAFEEYRGKLNPPSGALKETVDDVLGKMRSGGAVIAWNGAEAVGSARYEAREGYIYIGRVSVLPAHRGKGIGKRMLEFIETIARTSGIYETRVGVRLSIPGNVEMYGNLGYGIVNREYYPEKTDSWYVMSKRLL; encoded by the coding sequence ATGGCTGTCCATATAAAGCTCGCCTCCGAAGAGGACGCCGCAATCGTTCGTCGGATCATGCTGGAGGCTTTCGAGGAGTACAGGGGGAAGCTGAATCCTCCCAGCGGCGCGTTAAAGGAAACGGTCGACGATGTGCTCGGCAAAATGCGCAGCGGCGGCGCCGTAATTGCCTGGAACGGGGCGGAAGCGGTCGGATCGGCACGGTACGAAGCAAGAGAAGGATACATATACATCGGACGGGTATCGGTGCTTCCGGCGCACAGAGGGAAAGGCATCGGTAAAAGGATGCTGGAATTCATCGAAACCATAGCCCGAACCTCCGGAATTTACGAAACGAGAGTAGGCGTTCGTTTGTCGATTCCGGGCAATGTCGAGATGTACGGCAATTTGGGATACGGCATTGTCAACCGGGAGTACTATCCGGAAAAAACCGACAGCTGGTACGTCATGAGCAAACGTTTGCTTTGA
- the hisA gene encoding phosphoribosylformimino-5-aminoimidazole carboxamide ribotide isomerase, with translation MKFRPCIDIHNGKVKQIVGETLNTGGGAVVENFVSEHGPAYYAALFKKDRLAGGHVIMLGGGNEEAALQALQEYPGGLHIGGGITAENAAFYLEKGASHVIVTSYIFRDGELNMNHLDKIVSEIGKERLVIDLSCKEKDGKWFVVTNQWKTFSSFEVNKANLAELESYCDEYLVHAVDVEGKRVGIHEHLVKHLAECVTIPTTYAGGARSLDDLELFRKLTEGRMDITIGSALDIFGGDLSYEEVIRYFTRNK, from the coding sequence ATGAAATTCAGACCCTGCATCGATATCCATAACGGAAAAGTGAAGCAAATCGTCGGCGAAACCTTAAACACCGGAGGCGGGGCGGTCGTGGAAAACTTTGTTTCCGAGCACGGCCCTGCCTACTATGCCGCATTGTTCAAAAAAGACCGGCTCGCCGGAGGCCACGTCATCATGCTCGGCGGAGGCAACGAAGAGGCGGCTCTGCAGGCGCTGCAGGAATACCCGGGCGGGCTGCATATCGGCGGCGGCATCACGGCGGAAAATGCCGCTTTTTATTTGGAAAAAGGCGCTTCGCACGTCATCGTCACGTCATATATTTTTCGCGACGGCGAGCTGAATATGAACCATTTGGACAAAATCGTGTCCGAGATCGGCAAGGAAAGGCTTGTTATCGACCTGAGCTGCAAGGAAAAGGACGGCAAATGGTTCGTCGTGACGAACCAGTGGAAAACGTTCAGCAGCTTCGAGGTGAACAAAGCGAATTTGGCCGAGCTGGAAAGCTACTGCGACGAATATTTGGTTCACGCCGTGGACGTGGAGGGCAAGCGGGTCGGCATCCATGAACATTTGGTCAAACACCTGGCCGAATGCGTGACGATCCCGACCACCTATGCCGGCGGAGCCCGTTCGCTGGACGACTTGGAGCTGTTCCGCAAACTGACGGAGGGCCGGATGGACATTACGATCGGCAGCGCTTTGGACATTTTCGGAGGCGACCTGTCTTACGAAGAGGTCATCCGATACTTTACGCGGAATAAATAG
- a CDS encoding Gfo/Idh/MocA family protein: MNIRLGMIGAGGIAVSRHLPNLTKIEGVELTAVANRRYEKALAVSRQFGFRKIYRAWTEVADDPEVDAVFICTPPYMHAEMTAYCLERGKHVFSQARMAMNLPEALDMLRLDRATGLTTMLCPAPHYMQVENYVLRLLKDGGIGDVRHIVLSHPTAMFADPHKPLHWRQRADLQGINVLDVGIMGEVLQKWFGPVKTVSASGSLWTKERPADADGKTAVYLPDSVTVIGQFEAGMTLTALFTGAVKGGVSSMTIHGSEGTITCFPEQAYVLLGTNGEQTRIDVPADERKEWTVERDFVAAIREGRKGTPSFQDGARYMAFTQAIADSIRTGQRTGVSAP, translated from the coding sequence ATGAACATTCGTTTGGGAATGATCGGCGCGGGAGGAATCGCGGTTTCCCGCCATTTGCCGAATTTAACGAAAATCGAGGGCGTCGAACTCACGGCGGTTGCGAACCGGAGATATGAGAAGGCCCTGGCGGTGTCCCGGCAGTTCGGATTCCGCAAAATATACCGGGCTTGGACGGAAGTTGCAGACGATCCCGAAGTGGATGCGGTATTTATTTGCACTCCACCTTATATGCATGCGGAAATGACCGCCTATTGCCTGGAGCGGGGGAAGCATGTTTTTTCCCAGGCGAGAATGGCGATGAATTTGCCGGAGGCGCTGGACATGCTGAGATTGGACCGGGCGACCGGGCTAACGACGATGCTTTGCCCTGCGCCCCACTATATGCAGGTGGAGAACTACGTGCTGCGTCTGCTTAAGGATGGCGGCATCGGCGACGTTCGGCATATTGTTTTGAGCCATCCCACCGCGATGTTCGCCGATCCGCACAAGCCGCTTCACTGGAGACAGCGGGCCGATTTGCAGGGAATCAACGTCCTGGACGTCGGAATTATGGGCGAGGTGCTGCAAAAATGGTTCGGCCCCGTCAAAACGGTCAGCGCAAGCGGCTCGCTGTGGACGAAGGAGCGGCCTGCGGATGCGGACGGCAAAACGGCGGTGTATTTGCCCGATTCCGTAACCGTTATCGGACAGTTCGAAGCCGGGATGACGCTGACGGCGCTGTTTACCGGCGCCGTAAAAGGCGGCGTTTCCTCGATGACCATTCACGGCAGCGAGGGGACGATCACCTGCTTTCCCGAACAAGCTTACGTTTTGCTCGGCACGAACGGCGAACAAACCCGGATCGACGTCCCTGCCGATGAACGGAAGGAATGGACGGTGGAGCGGGATTTTGTCGCCGCTATTCGCGAGGGCAGAAAAGGCACTCCTTCCTTTCAGGATGGAGCCAGGTATATGGCTTTCACCCAGGCGATCGCGGACTCGATCCGGACCGGGCAGCGCACCGGCGTATCGGCACCTTGA
- a CDS encoding sulfatase, giving the protein MNTTKPNIIFLMTDQQRWDCIGRFNRHIKTPTLDKLAEQGIVYSQAVCQAPMCVPSRTSMMFGYYPSQLGVRTNHGGLYDEHLLPSDPLPELMRKAGYQTAGFGKTHWNHGEKNPDPPTRGFEVRAVGLARNSGHYEQGAVMMGDVEPEGLKAYYEETKDFGGGEENANGYIGCTSRVPMHLHRDGWVAEQCLKFLDEGVDPDRPLFLYLSFLKPHAGFNVPKEFEDLYNLDDIPDIPQPPWEEERDTHLAATDEVSETSRQQYAEKRQVWENMSPEERKRTTLRYWANCSWLDHYFGRALEKLERQGRLDNALIVFVSDHGEMLGERRFRFSKYCLYESSVRVPMILAGSYVPAERRGTIDDRPAELVDLVPTLAEVAGLPRNPMLPGLSLLGERQRVGTFCEFHGKGASGKTSIHSAPSFMWRKKDWKLIIYLPGAIEDAISRVDRFEGELYRLDEDPNEWRNRYDDETYAAVRERMTAELLMHLACVWSKGPHFYDRHGVAALESVHRAASPEAAKDFR; this is encoded by the coding sequence TTGAACACGACCAAACCGAACATTATATTTTTGATGACCGATCAGCAGCGCTGGGATTGTATCGGGCGCTTCAACCGGCATATTAAAACGCCGACGTTAGACAAGCTGGCGGAGCAGGGCATCGTCTACAGCCAGGCCGTTTGCCAGGCGCCGATGTGCGTGCCCAGCCGAACTTCCATGATGTTCGGCTATTATCCGTCGCAGCTCGGAGTACGGACAAATCACGGCGGATTATACGACGAGCATCTGCTGCCGAGCGATCCGCTGCCGGAGCTGATGCGGAAGGCGGGATATCAGACGGCGGGATTCGGCAAGACGCATTGGAATCACGGCGAGAAAAATCCGGATCCGCCGACGCGCGGCTTCGAGGTGCGTGCCGTCGGCCTTGCGCGGAACAGCGGACATTACGAGCAAGGCGCCGTGATGATGGGCGACGTCGAACCCGAGGGCCTCAAGGCGTATTATGAGGAAACGAAAGATTTCGGAGGCGGCGAAGAGAATGCGAACGGGTACATCGGCTGCACAAGCCGGGTGCCGATGCATTTGCACCGCGACGGCTGGGTGGCGGAGCAATGCCTGAAGTTTCTGGACGAGGGCGTCGATCCGGACCGGCCGCTGTTTTTGTATTTGTCTTTTTTGAAGCCTCATGCAGGCTTCAACGTGCCGAAGGAATTCGAGGATCTGTACAATCTGGACGACATTCCGGATATTCCCCAGCCGCCTTGGGAGGAGGAGCGGGACACCCATCTCGCGGCAACCGACGAGGTGAGCGAAACGAGCCGGCAGCAGTATGCGGAGAAACGGCAGGTGTGGGAGAACATGTCGCCGGAGGAGCGGAAACGCACGACGCTGCGCTATTGGGCGAATTGTTCCTGGCTTGACCACTACTTCGGACGGGCTCTGGAAAAACTGGAACGCCAAGGCAGGCTCGATAACGCGCTGATCGTCTTTGTGTCCGATCACGGCGAAATGCTCGGAGAGCGGCGCTTCCGGTTCAGCAAATACTGCCTGTACGAAAGCAGCGTCCGCGTGCCGATGATTTTGGCCGGCTCGTACGTACCCGCCGAGCGGCGCGGTACGATCGACGATCGTCCGGCGGAGCTGGTCGATCTCGTGCCGACGCTGGCCGAGGTAGCGGGACTTCCCCGCAACCCGATGCTGCCCGGCCTCAGTCTGCTTGGAGAGCGGCAGCGGGTCGGCACGTTTTGCGAATTCCACGGCAAGGGCGCTTCGGGCAAAACTTCGATTCATTCGGCCCCGTCTTTCATGTGGAGGAAAAAAGATTGGAAGCTGATCATTTATTTGCCGGGGGCGATTGAAGACGCCATCAGCCGCGTCGATCGCTTCGAAGGGGAGCTGTACCGTCTGGACGAAGATCCGAACGAGTGGCGCAATCGGTATGACGACGAAACGTACGCGGCCGTTCGCGAACGAATGACCGCAGAGCTGCTTATGCACCTGGCGTGCGTATGGTCGAAGGGGCCGCATTTTTACGACAGGCACGGGGTGGCGGCGCTGGAATCGGTGCATCGGGCGGCTTCGCCGGAAGCCGCAAAGGATTTCCGCTGA
- a CDS encoding lactonase family protein: protein MQSERSRYIVFIGSYAEPSDPGIFAYTLDTATGELALINSFGGVKNPCFLDIDHDNRKIYAVAEALPGENDEPHALALAFAFDPASGLLNLMSEQKTVGRATCHIHYDKERRMAVVTSYSGGAIGLLPVKEDGTLAPLADAHYHQGSGTHPTRQDRPHPHSSYARGSRLYVPDLGLDRIVSYEPDAERMKLIPGIEYAVAPGAGPRHMAFHPEQPYAYVINELDSTITVLKIAANGSLQPVSTVSTLPSGFAGDNTCAEIRITPDGRYLYGSNRGHDSIAVFKTGGAGSELELVEIRSSLGVRPRNFDISPDGRFLVAAHQDTGNLVVFRIDSDSGRLHDTGYRGDAPQGVCVRFWNRPLSV, encoded by the coding sequence TTGCAGAGCGAACGCAGTCGTTATATCGTTTTTATCGGTTCCTATGCGGAACCTTCCGACCCGGGCATTTTCGCTTACACATTGGATACGGCCACGGGCGAGCTTGCGCTGATCAACAGCTTCGGAGGCGTGAAAAATCCTTGTTTCCTCGACATCGACCATGACAACCGAAAAATTTACGCCGTGGCGGAAGCGCTCCCGGGTGAAAACGACGAACCGCATGCTTTGGCGCTGGCTTTTGCGTTCGATCCTGCTTCGGGACTGCTCAACCTGATGAGCGAGCAAAAGACGGTAGGCCGGGCCACATGCCACATTCATTACGACAAAGAGCGCCGGATGGCCGTCGTGACAAGTTACTCCGGCGGAGCTATCGGCCTTCTGCCGGTCAAGGAGGACGGCACGCTGGCGCCGCTGGCGGACGCCCATTATCATCAAGGCTCGGGAACCCATCCGACCAGGCAGGACCGGCCGCACCCGCATTCGTCTTACGCCCGGGGCAGCCGCCTCTACGTGCCAGACCTCGGTCTGGACCGGATCGTCAGCTACGAGCCGGACGCCGAACGGATGAAGCTCATCCCCGGCATCGAATATGCCGTAGCGCCCGGCGCGGGTCCGCGGCATATGGCGTTCCACCCTGAGCAGCCTTATGCATACGTGATCAACGAGCTGGACAGCACGATTACGGTTTTGAAAATAGCGGCGAACGGCTCGCTGCAGCCGGTTAGCACCGTCTCCACCTTGCCTTCCGGCTTTGCCGGCGACAATACGTGCGCGGAAATTCGCATCACTCCGGACGGCCGCTATTTGTACGGCTCCAACCGCGGACACGACAGCATCGCCGTCTTTAAAACAGGCGGCGCCGGCAGCGAGCTGGAGCTCGTGGAAATCCGCTCCTCCCTCGGCGTGCGTCCGCGCAACTTCGACATCTCTCCGGACGGGCGCTTCCTGGTCGCCGCACATCAGGATACCGGCAATCTGGTCGTATTCCGAATCGATTCGGACAGCGGCCGGCTGCACGATACCGGGTACCGGGGCGATGCGCCCCAAGGTGTGTGCGTCCGGTTTTGGAACCGGCCTCTGAGCGTGTAG
- a CDS encoding NADPH-dependent FMN reductase, producing MKMNVLAVSGSLRSKSSNSALMKAAIRLATEGMEFTVYEGLVDLPHFNPDHDTDGQEPHPAVKSWREQLKEADGVLICTPEYANGVPGSLKNALDWIVSSGEFMNKPVAVISASPTPMGGDRAHASLLLTLNMMNAVIAEGAALTVPFISKKISATGEIADADLERALTALNEALAEAIRANNG from the coding sequence ATGAAGATGAACGTTTTGGCCGTATCGGGCAGCTTGCGCAGCAAGTCGTCGAACTCCGCTCTGATGAAAGCAGCCATCCGATTGGCAACCGAGGGGATGGAATTTACGGTTTACGAAGGTTTGGTCGATTTGCCGCATTTTAATCCGGATCACGATACCGACGGCCAAGAGCCGCACCCCGCGGTAAAAAGCTGGCGTGAGCAGCTGAAGGAAGCTGACGGCGTCCTCATCTGCACACCGGAATATGCAAACGGAGTGCCCGGCAGCCTGAAAAATGCGCTCGACTGGATCGTCTCGTCGGGCGAATTCATGAACAAGCCGGTTGCCGTCATCAGCGCATCTCCGACTCCAATGGGCGGCGACAGGGCACACGCTTCACTGCTGCTTACACTGAACATGATGAATGCGGTCATTGCCGAAGGCGCGGCTCTGACCGTTCCTTTTATCAGCAAGAAGATCAGCGCCACAGGCGAGATCGCCGACGCGGATTTGGAACGTGCCTTAACGGCGTTAAACGAAGCACTCGCCGAAGCGATTCGCGCGAATAACGGATGA
- a CDS encoding DUF3977 family protein, whose protein sequence is MFLKYIEIGFGNTWFIRTEIEKENGTEYEVKGIAGPVKFHSMYIRVWVGRTVFIADVRHGLKAGKKNRQALKLVFGVTSY, encoded by the coding sequence ATGTTTCTGAAGTATATTGAAATCGGTTTTGGCAATACGTGGTTCATTCGGACGGAAATCGAAAAAGAGAACGGGACGGAATATGAAGTGAAGGGTATCGCCGGGCCGGTGAAATTTCACTCGATGTATATAAGGGTCTGGGTGGGGAGAACGGTTTTTATCGCCGATGTGAGGCATGGTCTGAAAGCAGGCAAAAAGAACCGCCAAGCGTTGAAACTGGTTTTCGGCGTTACTAGCTACTGA
- a CDS encoding YdeI/OmpD-associated family protein, translating into MQPVFFRTPSDFRRWLEEHHGREAELLVGFYKKDTGIPSITWPEAVDEALCFGWIDGVRKRIDDTRYMIRFTPRKPRSIWSSVNISRAEELIRQGLMRPAGLKAFEERLPEKTAVYSFEQKDEIKLADAELERFQAQPAAWEFFQSRPASYRKAAVWWVISAKKAETRDKRLSTLIDDSAHSRTIAHLTRKPKQTEQPETE; encoded by the coding sequence ATGCAGCCTGTTTTCTTTAGAACCCCCTCCGATTTCCGCCGCTGGCTGGAGGAGCATCACGGGCGGGAGGCGGAGCTGCTCGTCGGTTTTTATAAAAAAGATACTGGAATACCAAGCATTACATGGCCGGAGGCTGTTGACGAAGCGTTATGCTTCGGATGGATCGACGGCGTGCGGAAACGGATCGACGATACTCGCTATATGATCCGGTTTACGCCGAGAAAACCGAGGAGCATATGGAGCTCCGTAAATATCAGCCGTGCCGAGGAACTGATCCGGCAGGGGCTCATGCGTCCCGCCGGATTGAAGGCGTTCGAGGAGCGGCTTCCGGAAAAAACGGCGGTATACTCCTTCGAGCAAAAAGACGAGATCAAGCTGGCCGATGCGGAGCTCGAGCGGTTTCAAGCTCAGCCCGCCGCATGGGAGTTTTTCCAAAGCCGGCCGGCTTCATACCGGAAAGCGGCCGTCTGGTGGGTGATCAGCGCCAAAAAAGCGGAAACCCGCGATAAGCGTCTGTCCACGCTGATCGACGACTCGGCCCACAGCCGGACGATAGCACATTTGACGCGCAAGCCGAAGCAAACGGAACAGCCGGAAACGGAATAA